One stretch of Saccharopolyspora erythraea DNA includes these proteins:
- a CDS encoding 1,4-dihydroxy-2-naphthoyl-CoA synthase yields MQNPRVSELFDPVAWEPVDGFDFTDITYHRCVEDGPGKGTVRIAFNRPEVRNAFRPHTVDELYRALDHARMTSDVGCVLLTGNGPSPKDGGWAFCSGGDQRIRGRSGYQYARGETSDTVDPARAGRLHILEVQRLIRFMPKIVIAVVPGWAAGGGHSLHVVCDLTLASAEHARFKQTDADVGSFDGGFGSAYLARQVGQKFAREIFFLGRPYTAEQAFRMGMVNEAVPHEELEAIALQWAREINGKSPTAQRMLKYAFNAIDDGLVGQQLFAGETTRLAYMTDEAVEGRDSFLEKREPDWSSFPWYY; encoded by the coding sequence GTGCAGAATCCGCGTGTCTCTGAGCTGTTCGATCCGGTCGCGTGGGAGCCCGTGGACGGCTTCGACTTCACCGACATCACCTACCACCGCTGCGTCGAGGACGGGCCCGGGAAGGGCACCGTACGCATCGCCTTCAACCGGCCGGAAGTCCGCAACGCTTTCCGCCCGCACACCGTCGACGAGCTCTACCGCGCGCTCGACCACGCGCGGATGACCAGCGACGTCGGCTGCGTGCTGCTGACCGGCAACGGGCCGTCGCCCAAGGACGGCGGCTGGGCGTTCTGCTCCGGCGGTGACCAGCGCATCCGCGGCCGTTCGGGCTACCAGTACGCCCGCGGTGAGACTTCCGACACCGTCGACCCGGCACGGGCGGGGCGGCTGCACATCCTCGAGGTGCAGCGCCTGATCCGGTTCATGCCCAAGATCGTCATCGCGGTGGTGCCGGGCTGGGCCGCAGGTGGCGGGCACAGCCTGCACGTGGTGTGCGATCTCACCCTGGCCAGTGCCGAGCACGCCCGGTTCAAGCAGACCGACGCCGACGTCGGCAGCTTCGACGGCGGCTTCGGGTCGGCCTACCTGGCCCGCCAGGTGGGGCAGAAGTTCGCGCGGGAGATCTTCTTCCTCGGCCGCCCCTACACCGCCGAACAGGCGTTCCGGATGGGCATGGTCAACGAGGCCGTGCCGCACGAGGAGCTGGAGGCCATCGCCCTGCAGTGGGCGCGCGAGATCAACGGCAAGTCGCCGACCGCGCAGCGGATGCTCAAGTACGCGTTCAACGCGATCGACGACGGCCTGGTCGGCCAGCAGCTCTTCGCGGGCGAGACGACCCGGCTGGCCTACATGACCGACGAAGCCGTCGAGGGCCGCGACTCCTTCCTCGAGAAGCGCGAGCCGGACTGGTCGTCCTTCCCCTGGTACTACTGA
- the menE gene encoding o-succinylbenzoate--CoA ligase: MPSPRVIEPLVVPAGRRAPEVLPALRRALDGDGPALLPVAEGSEPVRALAPGTALGPGEDTAGDPTALVIATSGSTGVPKGVLLPASALRASAEATHRRLGGSGHWLLPMPAHHIAGIQVLVRALLAGTTPVAVDTAGGFRPDRFAEAAAEMLANDGPHYTSMVPTQLSRVVNDGGQGLAALRRFDAVLLGGAATPPALLRRALDEGVRVVTTYGMSETAGGCVYDGVPLDGVRVRIDAGGVVSLAGPNLARGYRGVPESPAFAGGWFRTGDLGRWAGDRLEILGRADDVIITGGVNVAPMPIERILTEHEGVREVCVLGVEDPEWGQAVVAAVVPADPARPPSAEALRAAVRERAQPAATPKNIVFLPELPLRGPGKPDRTALRQHFAG; this comes from the coding sequence ATGCCGAGCCCACGTGTCATCGAGCCGCTGGTGGTGCCCGCCGGAAGGCGTGCGCCGGAGGTGCTGCCTGCGCTGCGTAGGGCGCTCGACGGGGACGGTCCGGCGCTGCTGCCGGTGGCCGAGGGCTCCGAGCCGGTGCGGGCGCTGGCGCCCGGCACCGCGCTCGGGCCGGGTGAGGACACCGCCGGTGACCCGACCGCGCTGGTCATCGCCACCTCGGGTTCGACCGGCGTGCCGAAGGGCGTGCTGCTGCCCGCTTCGGCGCTGCGCGCCTCCGCCGAGGCGACGCACCGCCGCCTCGGCGGTTCCGGGCACTGGCTGCTGCCGATGCCCGCGCACCACATCGCGGGCATCCAGGTACTGGTCCGCGCGCTGCTCGCCGGGACGACGCCGGTGGCGGTCGACACCGCGGGCGGCTTCCGGCCCGACCGCTTCGCCGAGGCCGCCGCGGAGATGCTGGCGAACGACGGCCCGCACTACACCTCGATGGTCCCGACGCAGCTCAGCCGCGTGGTCAACGACGGCGGGCAGGGGCTGGCGGCGCTGCGCCGGTTCGACGCCGTGCTGCTCGGCGGGGCGGCGACGCCTCCCGCGCTGCTGCGCCGGGCCCTCGACGAGGGGGTGCGCGTGGTGACGACGTACGGCATGAGCGAGACAGCAGGCGGCTGCGTGTACGACGGCGTGCCGCTGGACGGCGTGCGGGTGCGCATCGACGCGGGCGGCGTGGTGTCGCTGGCCGGGCCGAACCTGGCCAGGGGCTACCGGGGCGTGCCCGAGTCGCCTGCGTTCGCGGGCGGCTGGTTCCGCACCGGTGACCTCGGCCGCTGGGCCGGCGACCGCCTGGAGATCCTCGGCAGGGCCGACGACGTGATCATCACGGGCGGGGTCAACGTGGCCCCGATGCCGATCGAGCGGATCCTCACCGAGCACGAGGGTGTCCGCGAGGTGTGCGTGCTGGGCGTAGAGGACCCCGAGTGGGGCCAGGCCGTGGTGGCGGCGGTGGTGCCGGCCGACCCGGCGCGCCCACCGTCGGCGGAGGCGTTGCGCGCGGCGGTCCGCGAGCGCGCCCAGCCCGCGGCTACGCCGAAGAACATCGTCTTCCTGCCGGAGCTGCCGTTGCGCGGCCCCGGCAAGCCCGACCGGACCGCCCTGCGGCAGCACTTCGCCGGATAG
- a CDS encoding 1,4-dihydroxy-2-naphthoate polyprenyltransferase codes for MATVAQWIEGARIRTFPNAIAPVLVGTGAAAGIDEFDPAIAVLALAVSMLLILGVNFANDYSDGIRGTDADRVGPFRLVGSGAAEPGAVRTAAWVCFGLAALAGIGVVVLSGQWWMLALGALCIAGAWFYTGGRKPYGYAGLGEVAVFVFFGLIAVLGTQFTQAAGVTGFGIGGAVAIGSFSSAVLVANNLRDIPTDRTTGKRTLAVLLGDRDTRTLYVTLVLVPFLITVLVALRNTWALLGFLALPLLVTSLRAVLTGAKGRKLIPALRDTGFAMLLWAVATGIAFALGQG; via the coding sequence ATGGCGACTGTCGCGCAGTGGATCGAAGGCGCTCGGATCCGCACCTTCCCGAATGCGATCGCACCCGTGCTCGTCGGCACCGGTGCGGCGGCGGGCATCGACGAGTTCGATCCGGCGATCGCGGTGCTGGCACTGGCCGTGTCGATGCTGCTGATCCTCGGCGTGAACTTCGCCAACGACTACTCCGACGGCATCCGCGGCACCGACGCCGACCGGGTCGGGCCGTTCCGCCTGGTCGGTTCCGGCGCGGCGGAGCCGGGCGCGGTGCGCACCGCCGCGTGGGTGTGCTTCGGCCTGGCGGCCCTGGCCGGCATCGGTGTCGTGGTCCTCAGCGGCCAGTGGTGGATGCTCGCGCTCGGCGCGCTGTGCATCGCCGGTGCGTGGTTCTACACCGGTGGCAGGAAGCCCTACGGCTACGCCGGGCTCGGCGAGGTCGCCGTCTTCGTGTTCTTCGGGCTGATCGCGGTGCTCGGGACCCAGTTCACCCAGGCGGCAGGCGTCACCGGCTTCGGCATCGGCGGCGCGGTCGCGATCGGCTCGTTCTCCAGCGCGGTGCTGGTCGCCAACAACCTGCGCGACATCCCGACCGACCGGACCACCGGCAAGCGCACGCTGGCGGTGCTGCTCGGCGACCGCGACACACGCACGCTCTACGTGACCCTGGTGCTGGTGCCGTTCCTGATCACGGTGCTCGTCGCGCTGCGCAACACGTGGGCGCTGCTGGGCTTCCTGGCGCTGCCACTGCTGGTCACCTCGCTGCGCGCGGTGCTGACCGGGGCCAAGGGCCGGAAGCTGATCCCGGCGCTGCGCGACACCGGCTTCGCGATGCTGCTGTGGGCGGTGGCCACCGGCATCGCGTTCGCCCTCGGCCAGGGCTGA
- a CDS encoding pentapeptide repeat-containing protein, protein MSEQPATTSTDRADLRADCASCFGLCCVALPFAKSADFAVDKAGGTPCSNLLADYRCGIHANLRERGFPGCTVFDCFGAGQKVSQVTFGGRSWREDQGTARRMFDVFPVMRQLHELLWYLTEALDRTETREIHGDLRRRLDEVERLTRGSADELAEADVAAVRAEVNELLLRTSELVRSEIPGRRKNRRGADLMGAKLKGADLRGANLRGAYLIAADLRGADLRGADLIGADFRDADLRGADLTGSIFLTQAQVNAAKGDAATSIPPGLSRPAHWHGS, encoded by the coding sequence TTGTCCGAACAGCCGGCGACCACCAGCACCGACCGGGCGGACCTGCGGGCCGATTGCGCGAGCTGCTTCGGGCTCTGCTGCGTCGCGCTGCCCTTCGCGAAGTCGGCGGACTTCGCCGTCGACAAGGCAGGCGGGACGCCCTGCTCGAACCTGCTCGCCGACTACCGCTGCGGCATCCACGCGAACCTGCGCGAGCGCGGCTTTCCCGGCTGCACCGTGTTCGACTGCTTCGGCGCGGGCCAGAAGGTCTCGCAGGTCACCTTCGGCGGACGTAGCTGGCGCGAGGACCAGGGCACCGCGCGGCGGATGTTCGACGTGTTCCCCGTCATGCGCCAGCTCCACGAGCTGCTCTGGTACCTGACCGAGGCGCTCGACCGCACCGAGACCCGCGAGATCCACGGTGACCTGCGGCGTCGGCTCGACGAGGTCGAGCGCCTCACTCGCGGCAGCGCCGACGAGCTGGCGGAGGCCGACGTCGCCGCGGTGCGCGCGGAGGTCAACGAGCTCCTGCTGCGCACCAGCGAGCTGGTGCGTTCGGAGATCCCGGGGCGCAGGAAGAACCGCCGTGGCGCCGACCTCATGGGGGCCAAGCTCAAGGGCGCGGACCTGCGCGGGGCGAACCTGCGCGGCGCCTACCTCATCGCGGCCGACCTGCGCGGCGCGGACCTGCGCGGCGCCGACCTGATCGGGGCCGACTTCCGCGACGCCGACCTGCGCGGCGCCGACCTCACCGGGAGCATCTTCCTCACCCAGGCGCAGGTCAACGCCGCCAAGGGCGACGCGGCCACCAGCATCCCGCCGGGGCTGAGCCGACCGGCGCACTGGCACGGTTCCTGA
- a CDS encoding WXG100 family type VII secretion target: MGAFADEEDPIALLEADPTKSNADALDAAVEDAGWQVQAVNWVYEKVTGENLIESLIAPITGDFSKIEVNAEAWGQVGEALSAIRTNLNAGISELRESWDGAGAVAFEGMLVGTWTVALEGDALLARLIGQGFQKAADMSRRMTGKALELIKKLVDRLIETAATGWIPVAGWANAVRQVERCVSIVMTIIELYEALTAMYEAVVALVDSIRSAGTNLSKIKEVNSLGDAVNLAIDIKGDATAVRDGVTGVRDSATQVRTSATETRGTISGGSGGSGGSSGGSSGSAGQNGSGYRTAAAGTL, from the coding sequence ATGGGGGCATTCGCCGACGAGGAAGACCCGATCGCGCTGCTCGAAGCCGATCCCACCAAGAGCAACGCCGATGCGCTCGACGCCGCGGTCGAGGACGCCGGATGGCAGGTGCAGGCGGTCAACTGGGTGTACGAGAAGGTCACCGGCGAGAACCTGATCGAGTCGCTGATCGCGCCGATCACCGGTGACTTCTCCAAGATCGAGGTCAACGCCGAGGCGTGGGGCCAGGTCGGTGAGGCGCTCTCGGCGATCCGGACGAACCTCAACGCGGGCATCAGCGAGCTGCGCGAGAGCTGGGACGGCGCCGGGGCCGTGGCGTTCGAGGGGATGCTCGTCGGGACCTGGACGGTGGCGCTGGAGGGCGACGCGCTGCTGGCCCGGCTGATCGGGCAGGGCTTCCAGAAGGCCGCCGACATGTCGCGGCGGATGACCGGCAAGGCGCTGGAGCTGATCAAGAAGCTGGTCGACCGGCTGATCGAGACCGCGGCCACCGGCTGGATCCCGGTGGCGGGCTGGGCGAACGCGGTCCGGCAGGTCGAGCGCTGCGTCAGCATCGTGATGACCATCATCGAGCTCTACGAGGCGCTGACCGCGATGTACGAGGCGGTCGTGGCGCTGGTCGACAGCATCAGGAGCGCGGGGACGAACCTGTCCAAGATCAAGGAGGTCAACAGCCTCGGCGACGCGGTCAACCTCGCGATCGACATCAAGGGCGACGCCACGGCGGTCCGCGACGGGGTCACCGGTGTCCGCGACTCCGCGACGCAGGTCCGCACGAGCGCGACCGAGACGCGCGGCACCATCTCCGGCGGCTCCGGTGGTTCGGGCGGCTCCTCGGGTGGTTCGTCCGGTTCCGCCGGTCAGAACGGCTCCGGCTACCGGACAGCGGCCGCAGGCACCCTCTAG
- a CDS encoding DUF3558 family protein, producing MRCPRFVQRRPGSGPKLLALAPVLGLAVAGCAPGGAPGAPSQPPAATTSEETSSESVTPSITRDLPPEQRRPLTAIPTNELCGLVSPDELARLAFPVEPGTAREVGFDPPARGCSYQARTGDQSVLVAAQPEGYAELGTTPVNLGSAQGTQALHANDCTVFVPLPGATLQIVVGAGEADADQCDTAQSVAQYVLGALAR from the coding sequence ATGCGGTGTCCGAGGTTCGTCCAGCGCAGGCCCGGCAGCGGGCCGAAGTTGCTCGCCCTGGCCCCGGTGCTGGGCCTGGCGGTGGCGGGCTGCGCGCCCGGCGGGGCGCCCGGCGCGCCGAGCCAGCCGCCCGCGGCGACGACGTCCGAGGAGACCTCGTCGGAGTCGGTGACGCCGTCGATCACCCGCGACCTGCCGCCGGAGCAGCGGCGTCCGCTCACCGCCATCCCGACGAACGAGCTGTGCGGGCTGGTGAGCCCGGACGAGCTGGCCCGGCTGGCGTTCCCCGTCGAACCGGGGACCGCGCGCGAGGTCGGCTTCGACCCGCCCGCGCGGGGCTGCTCCTACCAGGCGCGCACCGGCGACCAGTCGGTGCTCGTCGCCGCGCAGCCCGAGGGCTACGCCGAACTCGGCACCACGCCGGTGAACCTGGGTTCGGCGCAGGGGACGCAGGCGCTGCACGCCAACGACTGCACGGTTTTCGTGCCGCTGCCCGGTGCCACGTTGCAGATCGTGGTTGGCGCGGGCGAGGCCGACGCGGACCAGTGCGACACCGCGCAGTCGGTGGCGCAGTACGTGCTGGGTGCGCTGGCGCGGTGA
- a CDS encoding PLP-dependent cysteine synthase family protein — MAEVIGSSVDRSSARGQRWTSEAIRIIEADANRSADTHLLRYPLPAEWGVDLYLKDESTHPTGSLKHRLARSLFLHAICNGWVTENTPVIEASSGSTAVSEAYFASLLGLPFIAVMPRSTSREKVALIERQGGRCHFVDTPGAIYDESRRLAGELGGHFMDQFTHAEQATDWRGNNNIAESIFEQMALETHPEPAWIVVGAGTGGTSATIGRYIRYRRHRTRLAVVDPEHSVFFDAWCDGDATRTGQRGSLIEGIGRPRVEPSFIGQAIDRMIKVPDAASIATIRFAEQVLGHRVGGSTGTNLWGVFGLVARMRRAGERGSIVTLLCDGGERYANTYYDDRWVAEQGLELDEAHKILDRFHATGEFPAD; from the coding sequence ATGGCCGAGGTGATCGGCAGCAGCGTGGACCGCTCGTCGGCGCGCGGCCAGCGGTGGACCAGCGAGGCGATCCGGATCATCGAGGCCGACGCCAACCGCAGTGCCGACACCCATCTGCTGCGCTATCCGCTCCCGGCGGAGTGGGGCGTCGATCTTTACCTCAAGGACGAGTCAACACACCCGACGGGTTCTCTCAAGCACCGGCTGGCCCGGTCGCTGTTCCTGCACGCGATCTGCAACGGCTGGGTGACCGAAAACACACCGGTCATCGAGGCGTCCTCGGGCTCGACCGCGGTCTCCGAGGCCTACTTCGCGTCCCTGCTCGGGCTGCCCTTCATCGCGGTGATGCCCCGGTCGACCAGCCGGGAGAAGGTCGCGCTGATCGAGCGCCAGGGCGGTCGATGCCACTTCGTCGACACTCCCGGGGCGATCTACGACGAGTCCCGCAGGCTGGCAGGCGAGCTCGGCGGGCACTTCATGGACCAGTTCACCCACGCCGAGCAGGCCACCGACTGGCGGGGCAACAACAACATCGCCGAGTCGATCTTCGAGCAGATGGCGCTGGAGACCCACCCGGAGCCGGCCTGGATCGTGGTCGGCGCGGGCACCGGCGGCACCAGCGCGACGATCGGCCGCTACATCCGCTACCGCAGGCACCGGACCCGGCTCGCGGTAGTCGACCCGGAGCACTCGGTCTTCTTCGACGCCTGGTGCGACGGCGACGCCACCCGGACCGGGCAGCGCGGCTCGCTGATCGAGGGCATCGGCAGGCCCCGGGTGGAACCGTCGTTCATCGGCCAGGCCATCGACCGGATGATCAAGGTGCCGGACGCGGCGTCCATCGCGACGATCCGGTTCGCCGAGCAGGTGCTGGGCCACCGGGTCGGCGGCTCCACCGGCACGAACCTGTGGGGCGTGTTCGGGCTGGTCGCGCGGATGCGGCGCGCCGGGGAGCGGGGCAGCATCGTCACCCTGCTCTGCGACGGCGGCGAGCGCTACGCCAACACCTACTACGACGACCGCTGGGTGGCCGAGCAGGGGCTGGAGCTGGACGAGGCGCACAAGATCCTGGACCGCTTCCACGCCACCGGCGAGTTCCCGGCAGACTGA
- a CDS encoding DUF4229 domain-containing protein, with product MLKQQEDEQVTEQPGSTLARDVALYTLARLGMLAAATALLLVFQVPLLVAVAVAVVLVMPISMLVLGSLRRRVATGMAERAERRRAQRDELRAQLRGERDEDDQ from the coding sequence GTGCTGAAACAGCAAGAGGACGAGCAGGTGACCGAGCAGCCCGGCTCCACCCTGGCCCGCGACGTGGCGCTTTACACGCTGGCCAGGCTGGGGATGCTGGCCGCCGCGACCGCGCTGCTGCTGGTCTTCCAGGTGCCGTTGCTGGTGGCCGTGGCCGTCGCGGTCGTGCTGGTGATGCCGATCTCGATGCTGGTGCTGGGGTCGCTGCGGCGCCGGGTCGCAACCGGCATGGCCGAGCGCGCCGAGCGGCGCCGGGCCCAGCGCGACGAGCTGCGCGCCCAGCTGCGCGGCGAGCGCGACGAAGACGACCAGTGA
- a CDS encoding BldC family transcriptional regulator, translating into MTATPQQTRQNGQEQLLTPGEVASLFRVDPKTVTRWATAGRIGSIRTPGGHRRFRESEVRALLAELTNDVSRSA; encoded by the coding sequence GTGACCGCGACGCCCCAGCAGACCCGCCAGAACGGACAGGAGCAGCTGCTCACCCCCGGTGAGGTCGCTTCGCTGTTCCGCGTCGATCCCAAGACCGTGACCCGGTGGGCGACCGCCGGCCGGATCGGTTCCATCCGCACGCCCGGTGGCCACCGCCGCTTCCGCGAGTCCGAGGTCCGCGCGCTGCTCGCCGAGCTGACCAACGACGTCAGCCGCAGCGCGTAG
- a CDS encoding DMT family transporter, producing the protein MITTGVRYRAERAAIAGAAVAAAAVGAAVPVNGLLRDYPMWTGQGFRYALAGVLLLGWARFRGRSLPLPRVRDLPALAGLAVSGMLGFSLLQIHAQRYADPGFVAAVVGAGPLLLGLVTPLLARRCPSPPVVAGAALVVSGIAVLSGGGAWRAAGLVLSVGSLLCEASFTLLAVGVVARLGGLAVSTWCCLIAGGIGLAAGAATEPLRPPAAVELTALLVVAVVVTAVAFCLWYHGLAVLGADRVGVLIGLMPVSGFAVAVVLGVQQPTPAAAAGTAVVAAGCVLGLRRGREAGGHGP; encoded by the coding sequence GTGATCACCACTGGGGTTCGATACCGGGCCGAGCGCGCCGCGATCGCGGGTGCGGCGGTGGCAGCGGCGGCGGTGGGTGCGGCGGTGCCGGTCAACGGCCTGCTGCGCGACTATCCGATGTGGACGGGCCAGGGCTTCCGCTACGCATTGGCCGGGGTTCTGCTCCTGGGATGGGCCAGGTTCCGGGGCCGGTCGCTACCGCTGCCGCGGGTGCGCGACCTGCCCGCGCTCGCAGGGCTGGCCGTGTCGGGGATGCTCGGGTTCTCGTTGCTGCAGATCCACGCCCAGCGCTACGCCGACCCCGGCTTCGTGGCCGCGGTCGTCGGCGCCGGCCCGCTCCTGCTCGGTCTGGTGACACCGCTACTGGCCCGGCGGTGTCCGTCACCGCCCGTCGTGGCGGGTGCCGCACTGGTGGTGTCCGGCATCGCGGTGCTCTCGGGCGGTGGGGCGTGGCGCGCCGCGGGCCTGGTGCTCTCGGTGGGGAGCCTGCTGTGCGAGGCGTCGTTCACGCTCCTGGCCGTCGGTGTGGTGGCGCGGCTCGGCGGACTCGCGGTGTCGACGTGGTGCTGCCTGATCGCCGGAGGTATCGGCCTGGCCGCCGGGGCCGCCACCGAGCCGCTGCGCCCACCGGCAGCGGTGGAGCTGACCGCGCTGCTGGTCGTGGCGGTCGTGGTGACGGCTGTGGCGTTCTGCCTCTGGTACCACGGGCTGGCCGTGCTCGGCGCGGACCGCGTCGGGGTGCTGATCGGCCTGATGCCGGTGTCGGGGTTCGCGGTCGCCGTCGTGCTCGGTGTCCAGCAGCCGACCCCGGCGGCGGCCGCCGGAACGGCAGTGGTCGCGGCCGGCTGCGTGCTCGGCCTGCGCCGCGGGCGCGAGGCAGGCGGCCACGGCCCGTGA
- a CDS encoding PLP-dependent aminotransferase family protein: MEREWQTLRELLLPAVAGTTRGKRGRTVENELRGAIRDGRLPPGSRVPSSRDLAGQLGLSRGTVAAAYNQLVAEGYLIAERGSGTRVTSHIGKPAGDATARAPRARVDLHPGLPSLSSFPRAEWLAAHRAALADLPNDELGYPDPAGLPALRTELAAYLGRVRAVAAEPASLLVTNGAAEGLALVADELHRRGHRSIAVEDPSHLGQSELLASHGLRPVPVPVDEHGIRVDDLAATGCRAVLVTAAHQFPLGVVLHPDRRHRLLEWAAEQDGLVVEDDYDAEHRYDRPALGAMQALAPTRVIYQGSVSKVLAPALRLGWLVLPPALLPELVERKRLDDLGCATLPQAAFAHLLRTGGYDRHLRRTRALYRRRRDMLLSTLSDVDGCEPVGVAAGLHLVLRLPPRVDDRQVQESLADQGIAAPALSGYAHGPAPFPGLVLGYAALSADQIRQTSAAIAAVVGQLCR; this comes from the coding sequence ATGGAACGCGAGTGGCAGACCCTGCGCGAGCTGCTGCTCCCCGCGGTCGCAGGCACGACCCGGGGCAAGCGCGGCAGGACGGTGGAGAACGAGCTGCGCGGGGCCATCCGCGACGGCAGGCTGCCGCCCGGCAGCCGCGTGCCCTCCAGCCGCGACCTCGCCGGTCAGCTCGGGCTATCCCGCGGCACCGTCGCGGCCGCCTACAACCAGCTGGTCGCCGAGGGCTACCTGATCGCCGAACGCGGCTCGGGAACCCGGGTGACCAGCCACATCGGCAAACCCGCTGGCGACGCCACCGCGCGAGCGCCACGGGCCCGCGTCGACCTGCACCCCGGGCTTCCGTCGCTGAGCTCGTTCCCGCGCGCGGAATGGCTCGCGGCGCACCGGGCGGCGCTGGCCGACCTGCCGAACGACGAGCTGGGATACCCCGACCCGGCCGGCCTGCCCGCGCTGCGCACCGAGCTGGCGGCCTACCTCGGCCGGGTGCGCGCGGTCGCGGCCGAGCCCGCCTCGCTGCTGGTCACCAACGGCGCCGCCGAGGGTCTGGCACTGGTCGCCGACGAGCTCCACCGGCGTGGCCACCGCTCGATCGCCGTCGAGGACCCGAGCCACCTCGGCCAGTCCGAGCTGCTCGCCTCGCACGGGCTGCGACCCGTCCCGGTGCCGGTCGACGAGCACGGCATCCGCGTCGACGACCTCGCCGCCACCGGCTGCCGTGCCGTCCTGGTGACCGCCGCGCACCAGTTCCCGCTCGGCGTCGTGCTGCACCCCGACCGCAGGCACCGGCTGCTGGAGTGGGCGGCCGAGCAGGACGGGCTGGTGGTCGAGGACGACTACGACGCCGAGCACCGCTACGACCGGCCGGCGCTCGGTGCGATGCAGGCGCTCGCGCCGACGCGGGTCATCTACCAGGGCAGCGTCAGCAAGGTCCTGGCCCCGGCGCTGCGGCTGGGCTGGCTGGTGCTGCCACCGGCGCTGCTGCCGGAGCTGGTCGAGCGCAAGCGGCTCGACGACCTCGGCTGCGCCACGCTGCCCCAGGCCGCGTTCGCGCACCTGCTACGCACCGGCGGCTACGACCGCCACCTGCGCCGCACCCGCGCGCTCTACCGCCGCAGGCGCGACATGCTGCTGTCCACGCTGTCCGATGTCGACGGCTGCGAGCCGGTCGGCGTGGCCGCCGGGCTGCACCTGGTGCTGCGGCTACCGCCGCGGGTCGACGACCGGCAGGTGCAGGAGTCGCTGGCGGACCAGGGCATCGCCGCACCGGCGCTGTCGGGCTACGCGCACGGTCCGGCACCGTTCCCCGGCCTGGTCCTGGGCTACGCGGCACTGTCGGCGGACCAGATCCGCCAGACCAGCGCCGCGATCGCCGCCGTCGTCGGTCAGCTCTGCCGCTGA